A window of Paraburkholderia bryophila contains these coding sequences:
- the motB gene encoding flagellar motor protein MotB: MSERPSRASQQVETPAPVIVRRLRKGGDHAAHHGGAWKIAYADFVTAMMAFFLLMWLLGSTSKYDKQGIEDYFNTPLSSLLGGSQGTAAARPSVVQGGGRDISDTRPGDGKKSQTQPTPPTTAAPTVAPADAARLEQLKAKLTTLIEQSPALKAFKDQIRISITNEGLRIEIVDSQNRPMFASGSSKLQPYAVTILTQIGAALNDVDNRISIAGHTDAVPYTAGPDGYSNWELSSERANAARRALVEGGMHGEKLLQVRGLADVLPLNSKVVDEPTNRRISILVLNKAAELAFFHDGGRTAIDEATPASSVIPAVVERLQPVTGTHGTP, encoded by the coding sequence ATGAGCGAAAGACCGTCGCGCGCGTCGCAACAGGTGGAAACGCCGGCCCCCGTGATCGTGCGCCGCTTGCGCAAGGGCGGCGATCACGCCGCGCATCACGGCGGCGCGTGGAAGATCGCGTACGCCGATTTCGTCACGGCAATGATGGCGTTCTTTCTGTTGATGTGGCTGCTCGGCTCGACGTCGAAGTACGACAAGCAGGGTATCGAAGATTATTTCAACACGCCGCTGTCGAGCCTGCTCGGCGGCAGCCAGGGCACCGCCGCCGCGCGACCGAGCGTGGTGCAGGGCGGCGGCCGCGATATCTCCGACACGCGGCCCGGCGACGGCAAGAAGAGCCAGACCCAACCGACGCCGCCGACCACCGCCGCCCCGACCGTGGCGCCCGCGGATGCGGCCCGCCTCGAACAACTGAAGGCGAAGCTCACCACGCTGATCGAACAGAGCCCGGCCTTGAAGGCGTTCAAGGATCAGATCCGCATTTCGATCACCAACGAAGGCCTGCGCATCGAGATCGTCGACTCGCAAAACCGGCCGATGTTCGCCTCCGGCAGTTCGAAGCTGCAACCGTATGCGGTGACGATTCTCACGCAGATCGGCGCCGCGCTCAACGACGTCGACAACCGTATTTCGATTGCCGGCCATACGGATGCGGTGCCGTACACCGCGGGCCCGGACGGCTATTCGAACTGGGAGTTGTCGTCGGAGCGCGCCAACGCCGCGCGCCGCGCGCTGGTGGAGGGCGGCATGCACGGCGAAAAGCTGTTGCAGGTGCGCGGGCTGGCCGACGTCTTGCCGCTGAACAGCAAGGTCGTCGACGAGCCGACCAACCGGCGCATCAGTATCCTCGTGCTGAACAAGGCGGCGGAACTGGCCTTTTTCCACGATGGCGGCCGCACCGCGATCGACGAAGCCACACCGGCAAGCTCGGTCATTCCAGCGGTGGTGGAACGTCTGCAGCCGGTGACCGGAACGCATGGCACGCCGTGA
- the motA gene encoding flagellar motor stator protein MotA, with product MFVAIGWVLVIGSVIGSFVGVGGHVLALLQPFELLCIFGAAIGAFVVSNPTSTLKKTLKAIPSCFKTGGYTKEKYLELIALLYELLQKARKEGMMSLEVDVGAPEESVLFQKYPHVLEDHHLLDFIVDYLRMMSGGNVNVLEVQDLMDEELATHHAEASVAANAIQKMADGLPAFGIVAAVMGVVHTMGSVGAPPAVLGEMIAGALVGTFLGILLAYGFIGPVADLLNAKGRAEAKPYQCVKAVLLASLSGYAPPIAVEFGRKVLFTADRPSFQELDDAVRATKMPKSA from the coding sequence ATGTTTGTCGCAATCGGCTGGGTGCTGGTGATCGGTTCTGTGATCGGTAGTTTTGTCGGCGTGGGCGGCCACGTGCTGGCGCTCCTACAGCCGTTCGAATTGCTGTGTATTTTCGGCGCGGCGATCGGCGCGTTTGTCGTGAGCAATCCGACTTCCACGCTGAAGAAAACCCTCAAGGCGATCCCGTCATGCTTCAAGACGGGCGGCTACACCAAAGAGAAATATCTTGAACTGATCGCGCTGCTGTACGAGTTGCTTCAGAAGGCCCGCAAGGAAGGCATGATGTCGCTCGAAGTCGACGTCGGCGCACCTGAGGAAAGCGTACTGTTCCAGAAATACCCGCACGTGCTCGAAGATCATCACTTGCTCGACTTCATCGTCGACTATCTGCGCATGATGTCCGGCGGCAACGTGAACGTGCTCGAAGTGCAGGACCTGATGGATGAGGAACTCGCTACGCACCACGCGGAAGCCTCGGTCGCGGCCAACGCGATTCAGAAAATGGCCGACGGCCTGCCCGCGTTCGGCATTGTCGCGGCCGTGATGGGCGTGGTTCACACCATGGGCTCGGTCGGCGCACCGCCCGCCGTGCTTGGCGAGATGATCGCCGGCGCGCTGGTCGGCACGTTCCTCGGCATTCTGCTCGCGTATGGTTTTATCGGCCCGGTTGCCGATCTGCTCAATGCCAAGGGCCGCGCCGAAGCCAAGCCTTATCAGTGCGTGAAGGCCGTGCTGCTCGCGTCGCTGTCCGGCTACGCGCCGCCGATCGCGGTCGAGTTCGGCCGCAAGGTATTGTTCACCGCCGATCGCCCGAGCTTCCAGGAGCTCGACGACGCCGTGCGCGCCACCAAAATGCCGAAGTCGGCCTGA
- a CDS encoding DUF2252 domain-containing protein encodes MKASTIAEREARGRAAREHSKRSSHKAIGELHRDPVALLRQSSEGRVDNLVPLRYGRMAVSPFTFFRGTAILQAHDLSKVHDSGLTMTICGDGHLMNFGGFATPERQLVFDLNDFDEVAIGPFEWDLKRLTASLVVAARHMRLSRGTAEHLVMTAVSTYRDRMAQYAQCGALELWYDRITFDLMAETALTPERRRAVRRGMEKAASRTHESLLEKMAEFDGEAWTIRDAPPGMFHVHGANTLFSPEDDWFSIGNWRTLIEPMCDEYLKTLSHDRRELLGHFTVQDLVFKVVGVGSVGTRCLVLLNVDHMGKPLFIQIKEARKSVIAQFHKSPPYKHEGQRVVGGQRMLQAASDIFLGWATGPSGRHFYFRQLRDMKLSANIELFDTDLLEGYARLCGWIMARAHAKASGQAIEIGAYIGRGDQFAEALTGYATAYADQVERDYDVFLKACRSGELEARTDEDMAADFRV; translated from the coding sequence ATGAAAGCCAGCACCATTGCCGAACGGGAGGCCCGTGGCCGTGCCGCCCGCGAGCACTCGAAGCGCTCGAGCCATAAAGCGATCGGCGAATTGCACCGCGATCCGGTCGCGTTGCTCAGGCAAAGCAGCGAGGGCCGGGTCGACAACCTCGTGCCGCTGCGCTATGGGCGCATGGCCGTCTCACCCTTCACGTTTTTCCGCGGCACCGCGATCCTGCAGGCGCACGATCTGAGCAAGGTGCATGACAGCGGCCTCACCATGACAATCTGCGGCGACGGCCATCTGATGAACTTCGGTGGGTTCGCCACGCCCGAGCGGCAACTGGTCTTCGATCTGAACGACTTCGACGAAGTGGCGATCGGTCCATTCGAATGGGATCTGAAACGCCTCACGGCGAGCCTCGTGGTCGCCGCGCGTCATATGCGCCTGAGCCGTGGCACGGCGGAGCATCTGGTGATGACGGCGGTGTCGACCTATCGCGATCGCATGGCGCAATACGCACAATGCGGAGCGCTCGAACTCTGGTACGACCGCATTACGTTCGACCTGATGGCCGAGACGGCGCTCACGCCGGAGCGCCGCCGCGCGGTGCGGCGCGGCATGGAAAAGGCAGCGAGCCGTACGCATGAAAGCCTGCTGGAGAAAATGGCCGAGTTCGACGGCGAAGCCTGGACGATTCGCGATGCGCCGCCGGGCATGTTTCACGTGCACGGCGCGAACACGCTGTTCTCGCCGGAGGACGACTGGTTCAGCATCGGCAATTGGCGCACGCTGATCGAGCCGATGTGTGACGAGTACCTGAAAACCTTATCGCACGACCGGCGTGAATTGCTCGGTCATTTCACCGTGCAGGATCTCGTGTTCAAAGTCGTGGGCGTGGGCAGCGTGGGCACGCGCTGCCTCGTGCTGTTGAACGTCGATCATATGGGCAAGCCGCTGTTCATTCAGATCAAGGAAGCGCGCAAGTCGGTGATCGCGCAGTTTCATAAGTCGCCGCCGTATAAGCATGAAGGACAGCGGGTGGTTGGCGGTCAGCGCATGTTGCAGGCGGCCAGCGATATTTTTCTCGGTTGGGCGACCGGCCCGTCGGGGCGGCATTTCTACTTCCGCCAACTGCGCGACATGAAGCTGTCGGCGAATATCGAACTGTTCGACACGGATCTGCTGGAGGGTTACGCGCGACTGTGCGGCTGGATCATGGCGCGCGCGCATGCGAAGGCGAGTGGCCAGGCGATCGAAATCGGCGCGTATATCGGCCGCGGCGATCAGTTCGCGGAGGCGTTGACCGGCTACGCAACGGCTTACGCGGACCAGGTGGAGCGCGATTACGACGTGTTTCTGAAGGCCTGCCGAAGCGGTGAACTTGAAGCGCGTACGGATGAGGATATGGCGGCGGATTTCCGCGTGTAA
- a CDS encoding polysaccharide deacetylase family protein → MTEHSSPHGATPAPLRWPRTGYPAMLTATAAWHVFVLAGVLLTPAQWPWWLAAMFANHAVFTVAGLLPRTSLLGPNWTRLPAGAQNADAIALTIDDGPDPAVTPQVLDLLDALGVRATFFCIGAKAQRYPELARDIVARGHALENHSQVHVHTFSVTLPGSLTREIDAAQRTLEALSGERPMFFRAPAGLRNIFLEPVLRKLDLRLAAWTRRGYDTRERDPDVVTRRLLDGLAPRDILLLHDGNAALTIEGQPLILAVLPRVIEAAREQRLRFVTLREARVEH, encoded by the coding sequence ATGACTGAACACTCCTCGCCGCATGGCGCCACGCCAGCGCCATTGCGTTGGCCGCGCACCGGCTACCCCGCGATGCTCACGGCCACCGCCGCCTGGCACGTCTTCGTGCTGGCCGGTGTACTGCTCACGCCGGCCCAGTGGCCCTGGTGGCTGGCCGCGATGTTCGCGAATCATGCCGTCTTCACCGTGGCCGGCCTGTTGCCGCGCACCTCGCTGCTGGGTCCGAACTGGACACGCCTGCCCGCGGGCGCGCAGAACGCCGACGCGATTGCACTGACTATCGACGACGGCCCCGACCCTGCCGTCACGCCGCAAGTGCTGGACCTGCTCGACGCGCTCGGCGTGCGCGCCACGTTCTTCTGCATCGGCGCGAAGGCGCAGCGCTATCCGGAACTCGCACGCGACATCGTGGCGCGTGGCCATGCGCTCGAAAACCACTCGCAGGTTCACGTGCACACGTTTTCCGTCACGCTGCCGGGCTCGCTCACGCGCGAGATCGACGCCGCGCAACGCACGCTCGAAGCGCTGAGCGGCGAGCGGCCGATGTTCTTCCGCGCGCCCGCGGGCCTGCGCAATATTTTCCTCGAACCCGTGCTGCGCAAACTCGATTTGCGGCTCGCGGCGTGGACGCGGCGCGGCTACGACACGCGCGAGCGCGATCCTGACGTAGTGACGCGGCGCCTGCTCGACGGTCTCGCGCCGCGCGACATTCTGCTGCTGCATGACGGCAATGCGGCCCTCACGATCGAAGGCCAGCCGCTGATCCTCGCGGTGCTGCCGCGTGTGATCGAAGCAGCGCGCGAACAGCGTCTCCGCTTCGTCACGCTACGCGAAGCGCGCGTCGAGCACTGA
- a CDS encoding SDR family oxidoreductase codes for MTGAGIKKVALVTGAGSGIGRASALKLLEHGYSVVLAGRRQAPLDALAHEAQQLGGDALAVACDVTDAASVAALFDVIRERRGRLDLLFNNAGRSAPPVEIDELDIDEWRSVVDTNLTGVFLCTRAAFGLMKTQNPRGGRIINNGSISAHAPRPHSIAYTATKHAITGLTKAVSLDGRPYDIVCGQIDIGNAATEMAARMAQGTPQANGEIMIEPLMDVQHVADAILHMAELPLSANVQFMTIMASKMPFVGRG; via the coding sequence GTGACGGGAGCAGGAATCAAGAAGGTCGCACTGGTGACGGGCGCGGGCAGCGGAATTGGCCGTGCATCTGCGCTCAAACTGCTGGAACACGGTTATAGCGTCGTGCTGGCCGGCCGCCGCCAGGCGCCGCTCGACGCGCTCGCGCACGAAGCGCAACAACTCGGCGGCGACGCGCTGGCGGTGGCCTGCGACGTGACCGACGCCGCAAGCGTTGCCGCGTTGTTCGACGTCATCCGCGAGCGGCGCGGCCGGCTCGACCTGCTGTTCAACAACGCGGGCCGAAGCGCTCCGCCGGTCGAGATCGACGAACTCGATATCGACGAATGGCGCTCGGTGGTCGATACCAATCTCACCGGCGTGTTCCTCTGCACGCGAGCGGCCTTCGGTCTGATGAAAACGCAGAACCCGCGCGGCGGCCGCATCATCAATAACGGCTCGATCTCGGCGCATGCGCCGCGGCCCCACAGCATCGCGTACACGGCGACCAAGCATGCGATCACCGGCCTCACGAAGGCCGTCTCGCTCGACGGCCGTCCGTACGACATCGTGTGCGGGCAGATCGACATCGGCAATGCGGCCACGGAAATGGCCGCACGGATGGCACAGGGCACGCCGCAAGCGAACGGCGAAATCATGATCGAACCGTTGATGGACGTTCAGCATGTTGCCGACGCGATATTGCACATGGCCGAACTGCCGCTGTCGGCTAATGTGCAGTTCATGACCATCATGGCGAGCAAGATGCCGTTCGTCGGGCGGGGGTGA
- a CDS encoding oxidoreductase-like domain-containing protein, which produces MSRATLSDDPQPAPPVQPDLDDCCHSGCNPCVFDLYDEALDRYQAALAQWQARQERQAAEASVPVQATPKRQSKPRQRRGSG; this is translated from the coding sequence GTGTCTCGAGCCACACTCAGTGACGACCCGCAGCCGGCGCCGCCCGTGCAGCCCGATCTCGACGATTGCTGTCACAGCGGCTGCAATCCGTGTGTATTCGATCTCTACGACGAAGCGCTCGACCGTTATCAGGCCGCACTCGCGCAATGGCAAGCGCGGCAAGAACGGCAGGCGGCCGAGGCATCGGTGCCGGTGCAGGCAACGCCCAAGCGCCAAAGCAAACCGCGTCAACGTCGCGGATCAGGTTAG
- a CDS encoding NAD-dependent protein deacetylase, with amino-acid sequence MTDLQPAPLDPSNESHTLDDLHRFVQRHPRLFVLTGAGISTDSGIPGYRDDNGEWKRSPPITLQEFLGTQAMRQRYWARSMVGWPVVAHAQPNAAHTALARLQAAGQVPTLVTQNVDGLHQRAGSRDVIELHGGIDGVTCLDCGMQHSRASIQQTLEADNPALLNVTAETAADGDAHLEWHALDTFRVPACSNCGGLLKPSVVFFGESVPRERVEAASHALDAADAVLVVGSSLMVYSGYRFCVWAQKQGKPIAAINLGRTRADPLLSLKLAAPCADTLTALAGRLALD; translated from the coding sequence ATGACCGACCTTCAGCCCGCGCCTCTCGACCCCTCGAACGAATCCCACACGCTGGACGACCTGCATCGTTTCGTGCAGCGTCATCCGCGTCTGTTCGTGCTGACCGGCGCGGGGATCAGCACCGATTCCGGCATTCCCGGCTATCGCGACGACAACGGCGAATGGAAGCGCTCGCCGCCCATCACGTTGCAGGAATTTCTCGGCACGCAGGCCATGCGACAGCGGTACTGGGCTCGCAGCATGGTCGGCTGGCCGGTCGTCGCGCACGCGCAGCCCAACGCCGCGCATACCGCGCTGGCCAGACTGCAGGCCGCCGGTCAGGTGCCGACGCTCGTCACGCAGAACGTCGACGGTCTGCATCAGCGGGCGGGTAGCCGCGACGTGATCGAACTGCACGGCGGCATCGACGGTGTGACGTGTCTGGATTGCGGCATGCAGCATTCGCGCGCGTCGATCCAGCAGACGCTCGAAGCGGACAATCCCGCGTTGCTGAACGTGACCGCCGAAACCGCCGCCGACGGCGACGCGCATCTCGAATGGCACGCGCTCGACACGTTCCGCGTGCCGGCCTGTTCGAATTGCGGCGGCCTGCTCAAACCGTCAGTGGTGTTCTTCGGCGAAAGCGTGCCGCGCGAGCGTGTCGAAGCGGCCTCGCATGCGCTCGATGCAGCGGATGCGGTGCTGGTGGTCGGTTCGTCGCTGATGGTCTACTCCGGTTACCGCTTTTGCGTGTGGGCGCAGAAGCAGGGCAAACCGATCGCCGCGATCAATCTGGGGCGGACGCGCGCCGATCCGCTGTTGTCGCTGAAACTCGCGGCGCCGTGCGCCGACACGCTCACCGCGCTGGCCGGACGGCTGGCGCTGGATTGA
- a CDS encoding pyridoxamine 5'-phosphate oxidase family protein: MLTTIEQLEAIYGQPHERAVRKEIPTINEDYRAFIEVAPFVVLATAGPEGLDCSPRGDAPGFVRVIDERTLALPDRPGNNRIDSLRNIIAEPKLALLFVIPGVGESLRVNGRGRITDDPKWLDSFAVVGKLPRTVLLIDVDAVYFHCSKALVRSKLWDPARHIERSRLPSAGEIHRRINGASFDAATYDRELDERVRTTLY; the protein is encoded by the coding sequence ATGTTGACGACGATCGAACAGCTCGAAGCCATCTATGGTCAGCCGCACGAGCGCGCAGTACGCAAAGAGATTCCGACGATCAACGAGGACTATCGCGCATTCATCGAGGTCGCGCCGTTCGTCGTGCTCGCCACGGCCGGCCCCGAAGGTCTCGACTGTTCGCCGCGCGGTGACGCGCCGGGTTTCGTGCGCGTGATCGACGAACGCACGCTCGCGTTGCCGGACCGTCCCGGCAACAATCGCATCGACAGTCTGCGCAATATCATTGCCGAGCCGAAGCTGGCGCTGCTGTTTGTCATCCCCGGTGTGGGCGAGAGTTTGCGCGTGAACGGCCGCGGCCGCATCACCGACGACCCCAAATGGCTGGACAGTTTCGCGGTCGTTGGTAAACTGCCGCGCACCGTGCTGCTGATCGATGTCGACGCGGTCTATTTCCACTGCTCGAAAGCGCTGGTGCGCTCGAAACTGTGGGATCCGGCGCGGCATATCGAACGTTCGCGGCTGCCGAGCGCGGGCGAAATTCATCGGCGTATCAACGGCGCGAGCTTCGACGCCGCGACTTACGACCGCGAACTCGACGAGCGCGTGCGCACGACTCTGTATTGA
- a CDS encoding DUF938 domain-containing protein gives MTDSPLALRQRSPSAERNREPILAVLRDVLPATGRVLEIASGTGQHAICFAGALPGLDWQPSDADADARASIAAWTAQAGLPNVRAPLVLDVHQPEWGIDTLDAVVCINMIHISPWSATQALFAGASRRLVDGGVLYLYGPYRRGGAHTASSNEAFDQQLRSRDPSWGVRDMEAVVALGASVGLVAEEPVAMPANNFSLVFRKHADATRV, from the coding sequence ATGACCGATTCCCCTCTCGCGCTGCGGCAACGTTCGCCTTCCGCCGAACGCAACCGCGAACCGATCCTCGCTGTATTGCGCGACGTGCTGCCGGCCACCGGCCGCGTGCTCGAAATCGCGAGCGGCACCGGCCAGCACGCTATCTGCTTTGCCGGCGCGCTGCCCGGACTCGACTGGCAGCCGAGCGATGCCGATGCGGACGCGCGCGCGTCGATCGCCGCGTGGACCGCGCAGGCGGGCTTGCCGAACGTGCGCGCGCCGCTCGTGCTCGACGTGCATCAGCCGGAGTGGGGCATCGACACGCTCGACGCCGTGGTCTGCATCAACATGATCCACATTTCGCCGTGGAGCGCGACGCAGGCGCTGTTCGCGGGCGCGAGCCGGCGTCTCGTCGACGGCGGCGTGCTCTATCTTTACGGTCCGTACCGGCGCGGCGGCGCGCATACTGCGTCGAGCAACGAGGCGTTCGACCAGCAGTTGCGCAGCCGCGATCCGTCGTGGGGCGTGCGCGACATGGAAGCGGTGGTGGCGCTGGGTGCTTCGGTGGGACTCGTCGCGGAAGAGCCGGTCGCGATGCCGGCCAACAACTTCAGCCTGGTCTTCAGGAAACACGCGGACGCGACACGGGTCTGA
- the gndA gene encoding NADP-dependent phosphogluconate dehydrogenase → MGKQAIGVVGLAVMGRNLALNIESRGHAVSVYNRSREKTDELIAEYPDKKLVPAFTLEEFVESLEKPRRILLMVKAGEGTDATINQLKPLLEKGDILIDGGNTHFTDTIRRNQDLAKSGLHFIGTGVSGGEEGALKGPSIMPGGQRDAYDLVAPILTEIAAKAPDGEPCVAYMGPDGAGHFVKMVHNGIEYGDMQLIAESYAVLKQVVGLSNEELGKVYTEWNQGELDSYLIEITSKIFSKKDDETGKDLVDVILDRAAQKGTGKWTSQNALDLGAPLPLITEAVFARVLSSLKDQRVAASKVLEGPQAKPLGVERDAFVESVRRALYFSKVISYAQGFAQLRAASEEYKWDLDYGTIAKIFRAGCIIRARFLQKITDAYSKDKAIANLLLDPYFRDIAKNYQAALREVVVAAINAGVPVPAFASAVAYFDAYRSERLPANLVQAQRDFFGAHTFERVDKPGSFHANWS, encoded by the coding sequence ATGGGCAAACAGGCAATCGGCGTGGTGGGGCTGGCGGTCATGGGCCGCAATCTGGCGCTCAACATCGAGAGCCGCGGCCACGCGGTGTCGGTGTACAACCGTAGCCGCGAGAAAACCGACGAACTCATCGCCGAATATCCGGACAAGAAGCTCGTGCCGGCTTTCACGCTGGAAGAATTCGTGGAATCGCTGGAAAAGCCGCGCCGCATTCTGCTGATGGTCAAAGCGGGCGAAGGCACCGACGCGACGATCAACCAGTTGAAGCCGCTGCTGGAAAAGGGCGACATTCTGATCGACGGCGGCAACACGCATTTCACCGACACCATCCGCCGTAATCAGGATCTCGCGAAATCCGGCCTGCATTTCATTGGCACGGGCGTGTCGGGCGGCGAAGAGGGTGCACTGAAAGGCCCGTCGATCATGCCGGGCGGCCAGCGCGACGCGTATGACCTGGTGGCCCCGATCCTCACCGAAATCGCCGCCAAGGCGCCGGACGGCGAGCCGTGCGTCGCGTACATGGGTCCGGACGGCGCGGGCCACTTCGTGAAGATGGTGCACAACGGCATCGAATACGGCGACATGCAACTGATCGCCGAGAGCTACGCGGTGCTCAAGCAGGTGGTCGGTCTGTCGAACGAAGAACTCGGCAAGGTCTATACCGAGTGGAATCAGGGCGAGCTCGACAGCTATCTGATCGAAATCACCTCGAAGATTTTCAGCAAGAAAGACGACGAAACCGGCAAGGATCTGGTCGACGTGATTCTCGATCGCGCCGCGCAGAAGGGCACCGGCAAATGGACCAGCCAGAACGCGCTCGACCTCGGCGCGCCGCTGCCGCTGATCACCGAAGCCGTGTTCGCGCGCGTGCTGTCGTCGCTGAAAGATCAGCGCGTGGCCGCGAGCAAGGTGCTCGAAGGGCCGCAGGCGAAGCCGCTCGGCGTCGAGCGCGACGCGTTCGTCGAATCGGTGCGCCGCGCGCTGTACTTCAGCAAGGTGATCTCGTACGCGCAAGGCTTCGCGCAACTGCGGGCCGCGTCGGAAGAGTACAAGTGGGATCTGGACTACGGCACGATCGCGAAGATTTTCCGCGCCGGCTGTATCATCCGCGCCCGCTTCCTGCAGAAGATCACCGACGCTTATTCGAAGGACAAGGCGATCGCCAATCTGCTGCTCGATCCGTACTTCCGCGACATCGCGAAGAACTATCAGGCGGCGTTGCGCGAAGTCGTGGTCGCCGCGATCAACGCGGGCGTGCCGGTGCCGGCGTTCGCGTCGGCGGTGGCGTATTTCGACGCGTATCGCTCGGAACGTCTGCCGGCTAATCTGGTGCAGGCGCAGCGCGACTTCTTCGGTGCGCATACGTTCGAGCGCGTCGACAAGCCGGGCAGCTTCCACGCCAACTGGAGCTGA
- a CDS encoding DUF4148 domain-containing protein: MKSLISAVVVAAALVAPVASFAQSNQPLTRAEVRAQLVQLEKAGYNPVGDHADYPSNLLTAQARVDAQNGTAQAVNSGYGAPAVGTSQSGRPLNGNNRNSIYFGN, encoded by the coding sequence ATGAAGTCCCTTATCTCTGCTGTTGTTGTCGCCGCGGCTCTGGTCGCTCCTGTCGCTTCGTTCGCTCAATCGAACCAGCCGCTGACCCGCGCTGAAGTCCGCGCCCAACTGGTGCAACTGGAAAAGGCCGGCTACAACCCGGTCGGCGATCACGCTGATTACCCGTCCAACCTGCTGACCGCGCAAGCACGTGTCGACGCTCAGAACGGCACCGCTCAAGCCGTGAACAGCGGCTACGGCGCACCGGCTGTCGGTACGTCGCAGTCGGGCCGTCCGCTGAACGGCAATAACCGCAACTCGATCTACTTCGGCAATTAA
- a CDS encoding DUF2968 domain-containing protein produces MKSLLNRRSVLAGPSHLVQVARATGGGAGSPPPDDSNAASPADAADAAAMPSAAANAPPADAPPRPVTTLRPVPAVPTQVSGRGVQIADTADIEWLTEEDALTPFRVFRSFSYSVSLLFHAKELAYYVALYQDGSLWRALKAADLEAAEAAFHHFEDQATRLSDGETRRAQLEAQNEQLARLIARSEAQAERLRSDLQRRGAQEQAVSTRQNQTRKDVSQLEAQRVAAQAHLNKAHRQIHQLNLTSNEWIPHLPNR; encoded by the coding sequence GTGAAAAGTCTCCTGAATCGCCGCAGCGTGCTGGCAGGCCCATCGCATCTCGTCCAGGTCGCGCGCGCGACCGGCGGCGGCGCCGGCTCGCCGCCGCCTGACGACAGCAACGCGGCGTCACCCGCCGATGCCGCCGATGCCGCCGCTATGCCGTCCGCCGCCGCAAATGCACCGCCAGCCGACGCGCCACCCCGTCCCGTGACGACCTTGCGGCCCGTGCCGGCAGTGCCGACGCAGGTGAGCGGACGCGGCGTGCAGATTGCCGACACCGCCGATATCGAGTGGTTGACGGAAGAAGACGCGCTGACGCCGTTTCGCGTGTTCCGCAGTTTTAGCTATTCGGTCAGCCTGCTGTTTCACGCGAAAGAACTGGCGTATTACGTCGCGCTCTATCAGGACGGCTCGCTATGGCGTGCGCTGAAAGCGGCCGATCTCGAAGCCGCCGAGGCGGCTTTCCATCATTTCGAAGATCAGGCCACCCGGCTATCGGACGGTGAAACCCGCCGCGCCCAGTTGGAAGCGCAAAACGAACAACTGGCGCGCCTGATCGCGCGCTCCGAGGCGCAGGCCGAACGGCTGCGCAGCGATCTGCAACGGCGCGGCGCGCAGGAGCAGGCGGTGTCGACCCGGCAGAATCAGACGCGCAAGGACGTCTCGCAACTGGAAGCGCAGCGCGTGGCCGCGCAGGCGCATCTGAACAAGGCGCATCGGCAGATTCACCAGCTCAATCTGACGAGCAATGAATGGATTCCGCACTTGCCGAATCGTTGA
- a CDS encoding cupin domain-containing protein → MKIIRSKSFTATRAWGALDIANMGGITTRLHWTDQPYKWHVNDGEEVFAVLDGRVEMRYRQDGVEQSTILETGDVFYASVGTEHVAHPLGAARILVVEAEGSV, encoded by the coding sequence ATGAAGATCATTCGCAGCAAGAGCTTCACCGCAACGCGCGCCTGGGGTGCGCTCGATATCGCCAACATGGGCGGTATCACGACGCGCCTGCACTGGACCGATCAGCCCTACAAGTGGCATGTCAACGACGGCGAGGAAGTGTTCGCGGTGCTCGATGGCCGCGTCGAGATGCGCTATCGGCAGGACGGCGTCGAACAGTCGACGATCCTGGAGACGGGCGACGTGTTCTACGCGTCGGTGGGTACCGAGCATGTCGCTCATCCGCTCGGCGCGGCGCGCATTCTGGTGGTCGAGGCCGAGGGCAGCGTCTGA